The following are encoded together in the Zingiber officinale cultivar Zhangliang chromosome 8A, Zo_v1.1, whole genome shotgun sequence genome:
- the LOC122009975 gene encoding methyl-CpG-binding domain-containing protein 4-like — protein sequence MEKSKHTVSAYAVQCGECLKWRLIPSEEEYEIIRQNFIEEPWFCHKKPNLSCDKPSDIEYDNSRVWTLDKPNIPKTPPGTKRLLNMRSDFSKMDVYYQMPNGKKIRSNVEAERFLEAFPEYKDIMSLADFSFTSPKIPEDMVPKEVEMKIASSKSKKMKVANS from the coding sequence AAATCCAAACACACGGTAAGTGCATATGCTGTTCAGTGCGGTGAATGTCTCAAGTGGAGGTTAATCCCATCAGAAGAAGAGTATGAGATTATCAGGCAAAACTTTATCGAAGAGCCTTGGTTCTGCCACAAAAAACCCAATCTCTCATGTGATAAACCAAGTGATATAGAATACGACAATTCTCGAGTTTGGACTCTTGACAAACCAAATATACCAAAGACTCCACCTGGCACAAAAAGACTACTGAATATGAGATCAGATTTCTCCAAAATGGATGTGTACTATCAAATGCCAAATGGAAAGAAAATCCGGAGCAATGTAGAAGCCGAGAGATTCCTCGAAGCCTTTCCAGAATACAAAGATATAATGTCACTTGCAGATTTCAGTTTCACATCGCCCAAAATCCCTGAAGATATGGTTCCAAAGGAAGTAGAGATGAAGATTGCATCATCTAAAAGTAAGAAGATGAAGGTTGCAAACTCATAA